CAGAAAAATTCGTCGCAGGCGTGTTGGAGGCCATCCGCGGCGATGACGGCATCATCGGTGAGGAAGGCGCGCAGCGTGAGTCCAAGTCGGGGCGTACCTGGGTCATCGATCCAGTCGATGGCACCTATAACTTCACCAACGGCTCCGACTACTGGTGCTCGGCGTTGGCATTGACTGATGAGGACGGCACCGTGCTGGGTGCAGTGCATCGCCCGGCAATGGGCTACACGTGGTTCGGCGGCAGGGACTTCCCCACCTCGCGGGATAATAACGCCGTTGCACAGCTTGTCGATGCTCCGGCGTCGCAGATTTGCCTCGCCACCTACTTGCATCCACGCTTTATGGCTGACGATGCCATCCGTGGCGCATGGCAGTCCGTGGCACAGAACTTTGCCTCCGTGCGGATGCTGGGTGCAGGTTCTGTGGACCTGTCCACCGTGGCCGATGGCACGATGGGGGCATGGATTCAGCACACCGTTCCGGACTGGGATTGGCTGCCTGGCCAGGCATTAGTACACGCTGCCGGGGGTGCGACTTCCAAAGTTGAAGCCGGTGGAGTTGAATGGTGTATCGCTGGCAACCAGCAGGTAGTTTCGGAAATGGAGAACATGCTTCGTGGGTAAGTACAAAGAAGACCTCGGATTAGCGCTAGAACTAGCAGGTCACGCCGATGTTGTGACCATGCACCGCTTTGAGGCCTCCGACCTTTCGGTCAAAGAAAAGCCCGATATGACACCTGTATCGGACGCTGATTTGGCGTGTGAGAAAAAGCTACGCGCCGAATTAAAGAAGGCCCGCCCGCAAGATGAGGTACTAGGCGAGGAATTCGGCGGGGATGCTGTGACCAAAGGACGCCAGTGGGTCATTGACCCGATTGACGGCACCAAGAACTACGTTCGAGGCGTGCCGGTCTGGGCGACACTGATTTCGCTTCTGGAAGATGGCGTTCCGGTGGTGTCTGTCGTGTCAGCGCCGGCGTTGCGTCGCCGCTGGTATGCATCGAAAGGCGCTGGCGCATTCCGCGTCTGGTGTGGTGAGCCAAAGCAACTGAAGGTCTCTGAAGTCTCCCGTCTTTACGATGCCTCCCTGGCGTTTTCCTCCCTGTCTGGCTGGGGCGAGCGCAACATGCTCAATAACTTCATCAACCTGACCGAATCCACCTGGCGCCTGCGCGGCTACGGCGACTTCTGGAACTACTGCCTGGTTGCTGAAGGCGCTGTGGACATCGCCACCGAACCCGAGGTCTCCCTCTGGGACCTGGCTGCACCATCGCTGCTGGTCACTGAAGCCGGCGGCACCTTCACCGACCTCGACGGCAATGAAGGCCCCGCCGGTGGCTCTGCCATTGCCACCAACGGCCTGCTGCACGAGAAAGTCTTGAGCAAGCTCAACAAGTAGCTTCACTCCCCCTTTCTTCTACGCTATTGCCCCACCCCGGCAATTGTGATGTGCTTGAAGCACGCTGGAAAAGAAAGGGGGCTTTTCATGTCCGACTCACAACAGTCGCGAAATGCCATCATCAAAGCACTCATCGTTTTCGTCATGGCAGTCTTCGTTGGCGGCTATATAGGTTTGCAACATTCCGATGCCATTGCTCCGATTGTGTTTGTCGCGCTCGGGGTTTTCTTCGCTTGGATTGTGTACAGAACCAACCGTCCGAAGCCTGATGCTTCCGGGACAGCGCCTTCCGAACAGTGATGCGCCACACCAAAACCTTTCCGGTAGCTGCTTTGACCACAGTTGCCGCGCTTGCTCTGGTCTCGTGCGGCGCAAACGATCCTTTGCTGGCGCACCTGAAGACTTTTGAAAGCAACATCGCGGGTGAACCCGCCGATGCCACCGCCATCCTGCGCGACATCTACGGGCCGGAGTGGGCCGAATTCGCCACCGTCTGCCCATATTCGCCCCAGCATGCTGTTGATGATGCTCTTGGCACGGAAGATTCCCCCATTCCGGACAATGGACTTTCAGAAGATGAGAACTACCTCTACCTCGCATCCGACGACCGCAATGAGAAATGGATTCGCTTCGCGCGCTCAGAAATGGACTTATGTAACCCCACAAATTCAAGCTCTCAGTCCTTGACCTTGGAACCAATCTCAGCCACGCTCGACTTCACGCTCATCCAGCCAGACTCAATATGGACGTTGACTGACTTCGGCAACTAGCCCGCAGTCATCTTTGAACACGCATAACTTGAGCACGATGGGAGCGATGGATCTGATTTAAACCCCACCTGAAAGGGACTACAAGCCGATTCAAGAGGAAACGCCGACGCATCGGCAAGCAAGCATGCCTTGACGTGGTTTTGCTCTTGTAAGTGCGATGCACATACAAGGAAGTCCTCGAAGCAATAACTTCGAGGACTTCCTTGTTGTTTAAACAGTGCGTAGTGCTAGGCCAACTTAAAGCCTGCGCCTACTCCGCCGCGGCGGTTCATATCCGCGACTACTGCCTTGGAATCAGATGCAACGGTTGGAACGTGCAGCGCACCCTGCAGAGGGGTCACGCACGAAACACCAACGTTGCCTGGCCGGTAACCGCCGGAGATTGAACCAACGATTCGGCCATCCTTGAACACTGGGGCACCAGAGTCACCGACGGTGGCACATACCTGGTTGAGTTGAATGTTGTTGCCATTCATAAAGGTCATGCCGCAGGTGGTGCCGGTTGCAACGCCACGTTTGCAGACAACATCACCTGGGTTGACGGTTCCGCCAACACCGGTTGCGGTAACGCCGTTGTAGGAGTTGGTGACCTCAGCATCGGAGCCCAGCTCGATGACTGCGTAATCCAGTTCATCGCTCTTGGACACGACGGTGCCGGTTGGGCCAACCTGCCAGGAGTCAGCAGATGCCACAGAGTCACCTACGTTGGCGCAGTGACCAGCAGTCAGGCCAACCTTGCGACCTTCAGCGTCAGTACCTGCCATGGTCAGGGTGCACATGGTCTGATCATTGATGTAGATCGGAGTGCCCGGACCGTACAAGGACTTGCCGCTGGTCATGGACTGATTGGATTCTTCGGGCACACGAGGTGCATCGAAGTAAGAACCCGGTGCACGGTGCAGCACGAACTCTTCAAAAGGCTTGCCTGCGGCAACCTTGGAGAACATGTCGTTGCGCCATACATAGTTCGGGTCCACCAGTACTGGCTTAAACTCCGGCTGGGTTGCTTCCTGCAATCCAATCGGGTTCGGGTTAGTCAGCACTTCAGTCTGGTTATAGACCTCAGTAGCGAATTCTTCTACCACATCAACTTCAGGCGCTACTGACTCAGGCACCGCTGGCGCTTGAATTTCAGGTACCTGAGGCACATCCGGTACCTGCGGCATTTCCTGCGGAACTACCTGGTGCAGCGCGTCATCAACGGCGTCAGTTACCTGAGTATCTACCTCAGGGGCCTCAACGCCGAAGTTCGACAGCTCCCCACGAACATGATCTACAAATCCTGCCGAATCAATGACCGGATTTGGTAGTTCAGCAGCTCCCGCAGCTGGGGCTCCAATAAAAAATGCACCCGCAAAGGCCGAGCCCACTAAGACCCTTTTTAGGTGCGGCATACAGCGCATAAGCTTATTGCCTCATTTCCACGTCTCACACACACATAATTCCCAGTGCAGCATCACACCGCACGAGCTCCCCCATCATGTCACGAGCAAACACCCCGCGTCGCCCAAAATTCCTCAGCGTTACACTCCCGTGACAATCCACCCGAATTCCCACCTGCGGGTTTTCAATAGCAGATCCCAAAACCGCAGGTAATTGCCCACTACTTGAGATAGCTCACAACCATGTAATACACCTTCGAGTACCCCCGATCGTGACTTGTTCCCACAGGAAACCCAAAGATTCAGGCTTCGCACGTCCGCCGCGCTTTAACTCAGCTACTCCTGCGTTCACACGTCTTCATCTCGCAGGAGCCATCGACACAGTTCCCACTTCGCACGCTCGACCCCACCTGTATACGTCGCCTCCAGCCCATCTTCTACATGCTGCAGCAATTGCTCACTAAACTGCTGCGCCGTCTCCGCATCCACCTTTGACCGCATTTCGTCGAGGGGATACTTCAGTTGGACAGCCCGGCCCCCACCCGTGGAATAAGAACACCAATCTTCGCCATATACCCGGAGTTCGCCTCCCAATAACGATGACTCGATAACCACGTTGCCAAAAATCAACGCCGGCAATTTTCGCTCAATCATGAACTTCAATCTACCTATCCATTTCTTTGTGCGACATATGTCAAACAGATCTTCAACGCATTACCAATGACTTTCGGAAAGTGATCCACAACCATGAGAGAGGTGAATTTGATTAAGGTCACATAACTGCCGAAGCTCGAGCGGCGCAGTTGCACAGCGTCGCACGCGAGCTTTCATGTGTTCTTTTGCCGCCAATTGTTAATCTCTAAAGGAATATTGCATGCAGGACAGCAGCACATCAACACTGAACAGGACAAGCGCACAGCTGTCTGGAGGTGCCACTTCCCCCGCGAGCAGGATAAAGAATGTTCTGCTGTTTACCGGCGCGCAGTGTTCATTTTTCATCGGCGCGGGCATCGCCACGGGACAAGAGAGTTTGCAGTACTTCACCGCGCACGGCTGGTGGGGCATGGTCGCCATCATCATCGTGGTGTTGTTGTTCTCATGGCTGTTGTCATCACTGACCGAATGGGGCCGGAAGAATAAGGACAACAAGGTCGAACCGTTCACGGATATTTGCGGACCCGTAGTGGGCACGGTGCTTCGCTACTGCGTTCCGGTTTTCGTCTTCATGATTGCGGTGACCATGTTCGCCGGCGCCGGCGCGCTGCTCGGGGACGTCTTCGACATGCCCACCTGGGTCGGTGCAACCGGCATGGCGGCCGTTGTGGCGATTACGTTGATGTTTGGTTTCCGCAACCTCGTGGAAATCATCGGCCGCATTGGGCCACTCATCGTCATCGTGATTGGCATCGTCGCGCTATGGGTAGTTGTTGAGAATTTCGCAGCGCTTGCCGATGTCCCCGAAAACCTTGCCCAGTACCAACCCGCCAAGGCGAGTGAGAACTGGTTTATCGGCACTATTTTGTACAGCACCGCCATCTTGATTATCGCAGTGCCTTTTCTTACCAGCCTTGGCCGCGAAGACCGCTCCCTGCAATCCACTGTTCGCCCAAGTATTCTCACTGGCTTCCTTTACGGCGGGGTCATGGGGCTGTGCGCGCTCGCACTGCTTGCCACACTGCCCATGGTCTATAACGAGGCCACTCCCCTGGTGATGC
This region of Corynebacterium casei LMG S-19264 genomic DNA includes:
- a CDS encoding YkvI family membrane protein, with product MQDSSTSTLNRTSAQLSGGATSPASRIKNVLLFTGAQCSFFIGAGIATGQESLQYFTAHGWWGMVAIIIVVLLFSWLLSSLTEWGRKNKDNKVEPFTDICGPVVGTVLRYCVPVFVFMIAVTMFAGAGALLGDVFDMPTWVGATGMAAVVAITLMFGFRNLVEIIGRIGPLIVIVIGIVALWVVVENFAALADVPENLAQYQPAKASENWFIGTILYSTAILIIAVPFLTSLGREDRSLQSTVRPSILTGFLYGGVMGLCALALLATLPMVYNEATPLVMLGIDLAPWLGYVFSTITLLGIYSTAAPMLWTVADQFPLKSRSTYTIVCLALTLVALIGGLKLPFAALVGFVYPSIGYFGLVFFGFLAYRQIQARLGAK
- the hisN gene encoding histidinol-phosphatase, whose product is MGKYKEDLGLALELAGHADVVTMHRFEASDLSVKEKPDMTPVSDADLACEKKLRAELKKARPQDEVLGEEFGGDAVTKGRQWVIDPIDGTKNYVRGVPVWATLISLLEDGVPVVSVVSAPALRRRWYASKGAGAFRVWCGEPKQLKVSEVSRLYDASLAFSSLSGWGERNMLNNFINLTESTWRLRGYGDFWNYCLVAEGAVDIATEPEVSLWDLAAPSLLVTEAGGTFTDLDGNEGPAGGSAIATNGLLHEKVLSKLNK
- a CDS encoding S1 family peptidase, which encodes MPHLKRVLVGSAFAGAFFIGAPAAGAAELPNPVIDSAGFVDHVRGELSNFGVEAPEVDTQVTDAVDDALHQVVPQEMPQVPDVPQVPEIQAPAVPESVAPEVDVVEEFATEVYNQTEVLTNPNPIGLQEATQPEFKPVLVDPNYVWRNDMFSKVAAGKPFEEFVLHRAPGSYFDAPRVPEESNQSMTSGKSLYGPGTPIYINDQTMCTLTMAGTDAEGRKVGLTAGHCANVGDSVASADSWQVGPTGTVVSKSDELDYAVIELGSDAEVTNSYNGVTATGVGGTVNPGDVVCKRGVATGTTCGMTFMNGNNIQLNQVCATVGDSGAPVFKDGRIVGSISGGYRPGNVGVSCVTPLQGALHVPTVASDSKAVVADMNRRGGVGAGFKLA
- a CDS encoding inositol monophosphatase family protein, translating into MTESAQPTFEEMLAAITKTFIVAHVDDSDAHLAQALVYNAGRLAWRMREQGISTEQKTSVSDVVTEADRAAEKFVAGVLEAIRGDDGIIGEEGAQRESKSGRTWVIDPVDGTYNFTNGSDYWCSALALTDEDGTVLGAVHRPAMGYTWFGGRDFPTSRDNNAVAQLVDAPASQICLATYLHPRFMADDAIRGAWQSVAQNFASVRMLGAGSVDLSTVADGTMGAWIQHTVPDWDWLPGQALVHAAGGATSKVEAGGVEWCIAGNQQVVSEMENMLRG